A genomic segment from Tuwongella immobilis encodes:
- a CDS encoding SUMF1/EgtB/PvdO family nonheme iron enzyme, which yields MLEPLLKSIQASPSSLDNRLVLADWLEEHDDPRATWFRASCELSIWRENPLESAPIRQLEAQSWRQLRAGWLQSLTHSTRFLRGRSGLLEVWANQQALRGIFSQPDLAPWIASLRIFGAFELILEELTPPLTHSLHTLDLRNLAIGPVEFEELCQRIDSLGEDWQIRGLDLRGSLLDSAAWSVIQSHRFAESMQWIRFDDGVCPIYRADSSKSAPTNRSRTLPEWMQGYLPSPNSYSGKELVNSLGMRFVRVPAGRFVMGSPIVERNHEQDEHLHPVHLTRSFYIGETAVTQHVYQTVMRDNPSRFLETLNSGCRPVDCVSWFDAERFCEELSALPDEKSAGRRYRLPTEAEWEYACRAGTTTPFAFGEQLSPALANYGSMIGSTTPVGIYPGNDFGVYDMHGGIREWCADRYAANYYLESPLENPPGPESGRDRVLRGGSWEVAEDHCRSAYRLYYMVDSHLSGIGFRVVCETVNPS from the coding sequence ATGCTCGAACCGTTGCTGAAATCCATTCAGGCTTCGCCCAGCTCGTTGGACAATCGGCTGGTGCTGGCCGATTGGTTGGAGGAGCATGACGATCCGCGTGCCACTTGGTTTCGGGCATCCTGCGAATTATCGATCTGGCGCGAAAATCCATTGGAATCGGCTCCGATTCGTCAATTGGAAGCCCAATCTTGGCGGCAGCTTCGCGCGGGCTGGTTGCAATCGCTCACCCATTCTACCCGATTTCTTCGAGGGAGAAGCGGACTTCTCGAAGTCTGGGCAAATCAGCAGGCACTTCGCGGAATTTTCAGTCAGCCCGATCTCGCACCGTGGATCGCCTCGTTGCGGATTTTCGGGGCTTTTGAGCTGATTCTCGAGGAACTCACCCCCCCGCTCACCCATTCATTGCACACGTTGGATCTGCGCAATTTGGCCATCGGCCCCGTCGAATTCGAGGAACTCTGTCAACGAATCGATTCCCTCGGCGAGGATTGGCAGATTCGCGGACTGGACCTCCGCGGAAGTCTGCTCGATTCCGCCGCGTGGAGTGTGATCCAATCGCATCGATTCGCCGAAAGCATGCAATGGATTCGCTTCGATGACGGAGTCTGCCCCATCTACCGTGCCGATTCCTCCAAATCGGCACCGACGAATCGCTCCCGTACACTTCCGGAATGGATGCAAGGCTATCTGCCAAGTCCCAACTCCTATTCCGGCAAGGAGTTAGTCAACAGTCTGGGAATGCGATTTGTCCGCGTTCCCGCAGGCCGATTTGTCATGGGATCGCCCATCGTGGAGCGAAATCACGAGCAAGACGAACATCTGCACCCGGTGCATCTGACCCGGTCGTTTTACATTGGCGAAACTGCCGTCACGCAGCACGTCTATCAGACCGTCATGCGCGATAATCCATCGCGATTCTTGGAGACGCTGAATAGTGGCTGTCGGCCGGTGGATTGCGTCAGTTGGTTCGATGCCGAACGATTCTGCGAGGAACTTTCGGCACTTCCCGACGAGAAATCCGCCGGTCGCCGCTATCGATTGCCCACCGAGGCGGAATGGGAATACGCTTGCCGAGCAGGTACCACCACACCATTCGCGTTTGGGGAGCAATTATCCCCCGCATTGGCCAACTATGGGTCAATGATTGGATCGACAACGCCCGTGGGCATCTATCCGGGCAATGATTTCGGCGTGTATGATATGCACGGCGGCATTCGAGAATGGTGTGCCGATCGTTATGCTGCCAATTATTACCTGGAATCGCCGCTGGAGAATCCGCCCGGTCCCGAATCCGGACGCGATCGCGTGCTGCGCGGCGGCAGTTGGGAGGTTGCCGAAGATCATTGCCGATCCGCGTATCGACTCTATTACATGGTCGATTCGCATCTATCCGGCATTGGCTTTCGGGTCGTCTGCGAGACCGTCAACCCCTCTTGA
- a CDS encoding ArnT family glycosyltransferase: protein MDAPESTRTPTPSRWHIPTLLVIALLVHGWIIANTEVAARDSIGFIRYAMQFDQPPPDPADPNRQLTRLEIIRRAEHPPGYPLMVWLMSIPVRAIAGGPTPENMVLATQLVSALAGILLILPMYRLVQRMFDSTAAFRAVAIFQCLPVPAEITSDGLSDGLYLLAVVSALAFAAGSFREQSSAPLLGAGICTGLAYLVRPEGVLLMAAIGGMLIAAVFLRQITWKLWIRRMVLLGIGAASIALPYIALIGKLTNKATGSVLVRTLQGEDARPTWHMDTPTSFRDTITKQPIAAWWTQGFDNSEGRILWAVQVLIGETSKSAHYVPFALGVIGIVVLLPRWRRDPVMLMPLILGGLNAALLIFMGSRIGYISERHTLWLATLMVIFAAGYLPTFAQWLTRWPTSPRSFTAMGYAQTLTILILISGIPGWIKPLHANRKAHHIAGHWLAANTDPHSERIFDPFCWADYYAGRVFQEGWIRLDDSTPLYVIVEPKNLTPHSRLPALDQAKDMIRSGKPVFHWPENVPLEQSRVAIYRVVPVQRPGTASR from the coding sequence ATGGATGCCCCCGAATCAACCCGCACACCGACCCCATCTCGCTGGCATATTCCCACATTGCTGGTCATTGCACTGCTGGTTCACGGCTGGATCATCGCCAATACCGAAGTTGCGGCCCGCGATAGCATTGGGTTCATTCGCTATGCCATGCAGTTCGATCAGCCGCCGCCCGACCCGGCTGATCCCAATCGTCAGTTGACTCGACTGGAGATTATCCGGCGTGCCGAGCATCCGCCCGGCTATCCGCTGATGGTGTGGCTGATGTCGATTCCCGTGCGGGCGATTGCTGGTGGGCCGACGCCGGAGAATATGGTGCTGGCCACCCAATTAGTCTCCGCATTGGCGGGCATTCTGCTGATTCTGCCGATGTATCGGCTAGTTCAACGGATGTTCGATTCCACGGCTGCATTCCGTGCGGTGGCCATTTTTCAGTGCCTCCCGGTGCCTGCCGAAATCACCAGCGATGGACTCTCCGATGGTCTTTATCTGCTCGCGGTGGTGAGCGCACTTGCATTCGCCGCGGGATCATTTCGGGAACAATCTTCGGCTCCACTTCTGGGGGCGGGCATCTGCACCGGCTTGGCGTATCTGGTCCGCCCGGAAGGCGTTCTGCTGATGGCAGCCATTGGCGGAATGCTCATCGCGGCGGTCTTTTTGCGACAAATCACCTGGAAACTGTGGATTCGCCGCATGGTGCTCTTGGGCATCGGGGCCGCCTCGATCGCCCTGCCCTACATCGCACTCATCGGAAAACTCACCAACAAAGCCACTGGCTCGGTGCTGGTCCGCACCCTGCAAGGCGAAGATGCCCGACCAACTTGGCACATGGATACACCCACATCGTTCCGCGATACGATCACCAAACAACCAATTGCCGCCTGGTGGACGCAAGGCTTCGACAATTCCGAAGGGCGAATCCTGTGGGCTGTGCAAGTGCTGATCGGCGAAACGTCGAAATCCGCGCATTACGTTCCATTCGCGCTCGGAGTCATTGGCATCGTCGTGCTGTTGCCTCGCTGGCGACGCGATCCGGTGATGCTGATGCCGCTGATTCTCGGTGGATTGAACGCTGCCCTCCTGATTTTCATGGGCAGTCGCATCGGCTACATCTCCGAGCGGCATACGCTGTGGCTGGCAACTCTGATGGTGATCTTTGCGGCGGGCTATCTGCCGACGTTTGCGCAATGGCTGACGCGCTGGCCGACCTCGCCGCGCTCGTTCACCGCCATGGGATACGCCCAAACACTCACGATTCTGATTCTGATCAGTGGAATTCCGGGCTGGATTAAGCCGCTGCACGCCAATCGCAAGGCGCACCATATCGCCGGTCACTGGTTGGCTGCGAATACTGATCCGCACTCGGAGCGCATTTTCGATCCGTTCTGTTGGGCAGATTATTACGCCGGTCGTGTGTTTCAAGAAGGGTGGATTCGCCTGGATGATTCCACGCCGCTTTATGTGATCGTCGAGCCGAAGAATCTCACGCCGCATTCCCGACTGCCGGCACTGGATCAGGCGAAAGATATGATCCGCTCGGGGAAGCCCGTATTCCATTGGCCGGAAAATGTCCCGTTGGAACAATCGCGGGTCGCCATTTATCGCGTCGTTCCCGTGCAACGTCCGGGCACCGCATCCCGGTAA
- a CDS encoding glycosyltransferase, translating into MKVVILTPTLTEGDAVGNDVQGMAATLRQMGHRVILAVRSLTKQFPVVSYRQVPELLDSPDDLLIYHHSICFEEAVRMIEKLNCRKIVKYHNITPPQFFEGVSRDLIRYCQEGLNQVPRLMRPDVRIWSDSAYNCESIHAHDPNFPVEVLAPFHQVQSLLDARAESMGIGMNDDWLTNILVLGRIVPNKNILLAVETFAEYHRQYNPNSRLVIVGEAAHRLYNDKVLKRIRALKIGGSVVLAGKVTLEQLKAYFLVSQALLCTSSHEGFCVPLIEGMGMRVPIVAVSNTAIPGTAGPAALYADDAAGLAAHLNRLRTDSDLLERQLLAGVNRYHSEFSTEAIAARFRLLLDRALAETGSAVAA; encoded by the coding sequence ATGAAAGTCGTCATTCTCACGCCGACGTTGACCGAAGGCGATGCCGTGGGCAACGATGTCCAGGGAATGGCCGCCACGCTGCGGCAAATGGGGCATCGGGTGATTCTTGCGGTGCGCTCGCTGACCAAGCAATTCCCGGTGGTGTCGTATCGTCAGGTGCCTGAACTGCTTGATTCGCCGGATGATTTGCTGATTTACCATCATTCCATCTGCTTTGAAGAAGCCGTGCGAATGATCGAAAAGTTGAATTGTCGCAAAATTGTGAAGTATCACAACATCACGCCGCCGCAATTCTTCGAGGGGGTCAGTCGGGATCTGATTCGCTATTGCCAAGAGGGGCTGAATCAAGTTCCGCGGCTGATGCGGCCGGATGTCCGGATTTGGTCGGATTCCGCGTACAATTGCGAAAGCATTCATGCGCACGATCCGAATTTTCCGGTCGAAGTGCTGGCCCCATTCCACCAGGTGCAATCGTTGCTGGATGCCCGCGCGGAGTCGATGGGCATCGGCATGAATGATGATTGGCTGACGAATATCCTCGTCTTGGGGCGAATTGTTCCGAACAAGAATATCCTGCTAGCCGTCGAAACTTTCGCGGAATACCACCGACAGTACAACCCGAATAGTCGGTTGGTCATCGTCGGCGAGGCGGCACACCGATTGTACAACGACAAAGTGCTGAAGCGGATTCGCGCGTTGAAGATCGGCGGTTCGGTGGTGCTGGCCGGGAAAGTGACCCTGGAACAACTCAAGGCCTACTTTCTGGTGTCGCAGGCACTGCTTTGCACCAGCAGCCACGAAGGATTCTGCGTACCGTTGATTGAAGGAATGGGCATGCGGGTGCCGATCGTTGCGGTCTCGAACACGGCGATTCCGGGCACAGCCGGGCCGGCCGCGCTCTATGCAGACGATGCGGCAGGTTTGGCGGCCCATTTGAATCGACTGCGAACCGATTCGGATCTGCTCGAACGGCAACTACTTGCGGGGGTGAATCGCTATCATTCGGAATTCTCGACCGAAGCGATTGCCGCCCGATTCCGACTGCTGTTGGATCGTGCGTTGGCCGAGACTGGCTCCGCCGTTGCGGCGTGA
- a CDS encoding glycosyltransferase encodes MSVLMRPTNDSTTSPIPSTTTLWLEQLDELVSDAFRPAQILLIGAHAASVSLDSDRFRVIAKPLSDAFAWEPIDAVVLLDGIESIDAVDRPGWIEQACRSARCGVLFTVTDSSPVATKAEAWIRELYRQRFQADHPNVAADDAPRCHREELQAILKELEVHDRWTMELTVEGWLRSQLAHDHLQSHELSLSERGVESQLPYRWLIACSQTNPALGDSPLTASGIACEFGETPDLSVKFASLSGAVLAERDRRDRKQADSDRDARELLERQLQLAQRVHALSVAKPPVRSFTREDLIPLQEIQPSEEGVAGLWRTTGLEGTLAVAVGRKLGWVRIQLRMRRLDRSGGKSLDAEFFAQTADGGMHFLQKVNWDDTLAEELYFPLPTNTIAVHLRPMGAFGSFAVEAFTMDVLSWSKATTDAIVRKIRLLRAYRCTGRVAWRGLKLLATGQFSKIVQKMYKGLSDSWLMLDPEADGNGEAQPRQTVKRRLAYLNRGAILAEMDQMKATPPLTVIVPVETMPESVLLATLESLVRQIYPHWHATMAVTPLTPKRLRHLIQMYSNRDSRIQELEGPANGGLAAACNRAVDEATTSHVIVLNPGFELLETAVLRVAQQLAETPDLEAIVNRAVTDRQAGAPDSGELFLVGGAARQLTTFETKFLREMGGFPNLSKHAFQPGVPMTAQLNGRAKRVGFVAETLTVLAQGWTPVDSSEPRHSGLRETPILMQGDVVGISGYDYLVFEMMRGLHSAGVNIGIHHASKVRHDLIGPMLTGLIRGPMPGDTTLLIAPPHLIDAHRPAPGSILFTMWESDRLNPRDVEWLQQARLILVPSQWAIESFRASGVTVPMAVLPLGYDPLTYHPNSRWPDVCTFGTAGAMWAGGVRKNTAQVVECFQKAFPTETDVRLRVKVTPRCEVPQWDDPRIEVMQRFLGPSEMVEWYRSLSAYVNASAAEGFGLHLMEAMACGRCLISTKYSAVADYFDETVGFPVDHAVIPTQSDLYLGSWSRADDDSMIAAMRQVYADQTEARRRGQAAAARARRYTWKEAGLKLMDLLTRETTTTQGGASA; translated from the coding sequence ATGTCGGTGTTGATGCGCCCAACGAATGACTCGACAACCTCTCCGATTCCATCCACAACCACCCTTTGGCTCGAACAACTCGATGAGTTGGTGAGCGACGCCTTTCGACCCGCACAAATTTTGCTGATCGGTGCCCATGCCGCATCGGTGTCGCTCGACTCTGATCGATTCCGAGTCATCGCCAAGCCGCTGAGCGATGCCTTCGCTTGGGAACCCATCGATGCCGTGGTGTTACTCGACGGCATCGAGTCGATCGACGCGGTGGATCGTCCCGGCTGGATCGAGCAAGCCTGCCGATCGGCCCGATGTGGCGTGCTGTTCACAGTCACGGATTCCTCGCCAGTCGCGACGAAGGCCGAAGCGTGGATTCGGGAACTGTATCGGCAACGGTTCCAGGCCGATCATCCGAATGTCGCGGCCGACGATGCCCCACGATGCCACCGGGAAGAACTTCAAGCGATCCTGAAAGAATTGGAAGTCCACGATCGTTGGACCATGGAATTGACTGTGGAAGGCTGGCTGCGCTCGCAGTTGGCCCACGATCATTTGCAGTCGCACGAATTATCATTATCCGAACGCGGGGTGGAATCGCAGTTGCCGTATCGCTGGCTAATCGCCTGTTCGCAGACGAATCCGGCATTGGGGGATTCACCGCTCACGGCATCCGGAATCGCCTGCGAGTTCGGCGAAACGCCCGATTTATCCGTCAAATTTGCGAGTTTGAGCGGTGCCGTGTTGGCGGAGCGCGACCGCCGGGATCGCAAACAAGCCGACAGCGATCGAGATGCCCGCGAATTGCTCGAACGCCAACTGCAACTCGCTCAGCGGGTGCATGCGTTGTCGGTCGCCAAGCCGCCAGTGCGCAGTTTCACCCGAGAGGATCTGATTCCGCTGCAAGAAATTCAGCCCTCCGAAGAAGGCGTCGCGGGGCTGTGGCGAACGACGGGGCTGGAAGGCACCCTTGCCGTCGCCGTGGGTCGCAAGTTGGGATGGGTGCGGATTCAGTTGCGGATGCGGCGACTGGATCGCAGCGGCGGGAAATCGCTGGATGCGGAGTTTTTCGCCCAGACCGCCGATGGGGGCATGCATTTTCTGCAAAAGGTGAACTGGGACGATACCCTGGCCGAGGAACTCTATTTCCCGCTGCCTACAAACACCATCGCCGTGCATCTGCGGCCGATGGGGGCATTCGGTTCCTTCGCCGTCGAAGCGTTCACGATGGACGTTCTGAGTTGGAGCAAGGCAACCACGGACGCCATCGTACGGAAAATTCGCCTGCTGCGTGCCTATCGCTGCACCGGGCGCGTCGCTTGGCGGGGGTTGAAATTGCTGGCGACGGGGCAATTTTCGAAAATTGTCCAGAAAATGTACAAGGGTTTATCCGATTCGTGGCTGATGCTCGATCCGGAAGCGGATGGCAACGGGGAAGCGCAGCCGCGACAGACGGTCAAGCGGCGACTTGCGTATCTGAATCGAGGCGCGATTCTGGCCGAAATGGATCAGATGAAGGCGACTCCGCCGTTGACCGTGATTGTGCCAGTCGAAACGATGCCGGAATCGGTGCTGCTGGCGACGTTGGAATCGCTGGTGCGGCAGATTTACCCGCATTGGCATGCGACGATGGCCGTCACGCCGCTGACTCCCAAGCGGTTGCGGCATCTGATTCAGATGTATTCCAATCGTGATTCGCGGATTCAGGAATTGGAAGGGCCAGCGAACGGTGGATTGGCCGCGGCGTGCAACCGGGCCGTCGATGAAGCGACCACCTCGCATGTCATCGTGCTGAATCCGGGCTTTGAATTGCTCGAAACCGCGGTATTGCGAGTGGCTCAACAGTTGGCAGAAACGCCGGATTTGGAAGCAATCGTCAACCGGGCCGTCACCGATCGCCAGGCCGGTGCCCCGGATAGCGGCGAACTGTTTCTCGTCGGCGGTGCTGCGCGACAACTCACCACGTTTGAAACGAAATTCCTGCGCGAAATGGGCGGATTCCCGAATCTGTCCAAGCACGCCTTCCAACCCGGCGTGCCGATGACCGCCCAACTCAACGGCCGGGCCAAACGCGTCGGTTTCGTTGCCGAGACGTTGACCGTGTTGGCCCAGGGGTGGACGCCCGTTGATTCGTCCGAGCCGCGACATTCTGGACTGCGCGAAACGCCGATTCTGATGCAGGGCGATGTGGTCGGAATTTCCGGCTACGATTATCTCGTATTTGAGATGATGCGAGGGTTGCATAGTGCGGGTGTGAATATCGGCATCCATCACGCCTCGAAGGTGCGGCATGATCTGATTGGCCCGATGCTGACCGGGTTGATTCGTGGCCCGATGCCCGGCGACACCACGCTGTTGATCGCCCCGCCGCACTTGATCGATGCCCACCGACCCGCTCCGGGGTCGATCCTCTTCACCATGTGGGAATCCGATCGGCTGAATCCGCGCGATGTGGAATGGCTTCAGCAAGCCCGCCTGATTTTGGTGCCCAGTCAATGGGCGATCGAGAGTTTCCGTGCCAGCGGCGTCACGGTGCCCATGGCGGTGTTACCGTTGGGGTACGATCCGTTGACGTATCACCCGAATAGCCGGTGGCCGGACGTTTGCACATTCGGCACCGCTGGGGCGATGTGGGCGGGCGGCGTGCGGAAGAACACCGCGCAGGTGGTGGAGTGTTTCCAGAAGGCATTTCCCACGGAAACCGATGTTCGCTTGCGGGTGAAAGTGACGCCGCGATGCGAAGTTCCGCAATGGGACGATCCGCGAATCGAAGTGATGCAGCGCTTTTTGGGACCGTCCGAAATGGTCGAGTGGTATCGATCGCTGTCGGCGTATGTCAACGCATCGGCGGCGGAAGGGTTCGGCCTGCATTTGATGGAAGCGATGGCGTGCGGTCGCTGTTTGATTTCGACAAAGTATAGCGCCGTCGCGGATTACTTCGATGAGACGGTCGGGTTCCCAGTCGATCATGCGGTGATCCCCACACAATCGGACTTGTATTTGGGCAGTTGGTCGCGTGCAGACGATGATTCGATGATTGCCGCGATGCGACAAGTGTATGCGGATCAGACCGAAGCTCGCCGACGGGGACAAGCCGCCGCCGCACGAGCGCGACGGTACACCTGGAAGGAAGCCGGGCTGAAATTAATGGATCTACTGACCCGCGAAACGACGACCACCCAAGGAGGGGCCAGCGCATGA
- a CDS encoding glycerate kinase type-2 family protein — translation MSARQDAIAIWNAGVDAVRPEVLLRDSLADESLGLTAALANAPRIHVVGAGKAGASMARALESALAPIAGDPLSRCHGLVNVPESQVIPLQRIRLHAARPAASNHPTAAGVIGSQLMLDQLASAGPDDVAICLISGGGSALLPAPADGISLEEKQTVTKLLHRCGATIVEMNTVRKHLSKIKGGQLATAFRGRLMVSLILSDVVGDPLDVIASGPTVVDPSTYVDSIAILQRYRIWDDCPPNVHRHLQRGMRGEIPETLKSPLPNVRTKVIGRNRIALNAAKVEAERRGYRVLDLGSFLEGETREVARVHAGILRSIRADGQPIAPPAVILSGGETTVTLGASPGKGGRNQAFVVAAACELKATELGTSAILSGGTDGEDGPTDAAGGVIDSEFWNRCQQHGLNPHDALRADDAYPLLAQTDCLLKTGMTETNVMDVRVIVIPETA, via the coding sequence ATGTCTGCTCGCCAAGATGCGATCGCGATTTGGAATGCCGGTGTCGATGCGGTTCGTCCCGAAGTCCTGTTGCGCGATAGTCTTGCGGACGAATCGCTCGGGCTGACCGCTGCCCTGGCGAATGCACCACGCATTCATGTGGTTGGTGCCGGGAAAGCGGGTGCGTCCATGGCTCGGGCGTTGGAATCGGCACTGGCTCCCATCGCTGGCGACCCGTTATCTCGCTGTCACGGCCTGGTGAACGTCCCGGAATCGCAGGTGATCCCGTTGCAGCGCATCCGCCTGCATGCGGCTCGACCAGCGGCGAGCAATCATCCCACCGCGGCGGGGGTGATCGGCAGTCAACTCATGCTGGATCAACTCGCATCCGCCGGCCCGGACGATGTGGCCATCTGCCTGATTTCCGGCGGCGGGTCGGCGTTACTCCCGGCCCCGGCGGACGGCATTTCGCTGGAAGAAAAACAGACGGTGACAAAATTGTTGCATCGCTGCGGGGCAACGATCGTGGAGATGAATACCGTCCGCAAGCATCTCTCCAAAATTAAAGGCGGACAACTCGCGACCGCGTTTCGGGGCCGCTTGATGGTGTCGCTGATCCTCTCCGATGTCGTGGGTGATCCGCTGGATGTCATCGCCTCGGGGCCAACGGTGGTCGATCCCAGTACATATGTGGATTCGATCGCAATCTTGCAGCGCTATCGCATTTGGGACGACTGCCCGCCCAACGTGCACCGACATTTGCAACGTGGGATGCGCGGCGAAATTCCGGAAACGCTCAAATCGCCGCTGCCGAATGTCCGCACCAAGGTGATTGGTCGCAATCGCATTGCCTTGAACGCGGCCAAAGTTGAGGCCGAACGACGAGGCTATCGCGTCCTCGATCTCGGATCATTTCTGGAAGGCGAAACCCGCGAGGTGGCCCGAGTGCATGCCGGAATTCTGCGAAGCATCCGTGCGGATGGGCAACCAATCGCGCCGCCAGCCGTAATTCTCAGCGGTGGCGAAACGACGGTGACGCTGGGTGCCTCCCCCGGCAAAGGCGGGCGGAACCAGGCGTTTGTCGTGGCGGCGGCTTGTGAATTGAAAGCGACGGAACTGGGAACCTCAGCGATTCTTTCCGGCGGAACGGATGGCGAAGATGGGCCAACGGATGCGGCTGGCGGTGTGATCGACTCCGAATTCTGGAATCGCTGTCAGCAACATGGCCTGAATCCACACGATGCGTTGCGGGCCGATGATGCCTACCCACTACTTGCTCAGACGGATTGTCTGTTGAAGACGGGAATGACCGAAACCAATGTCATGGATGTTCGCGTGATCGTGATTCCCGAAACTGCCTGA
- a CDS encoding nidogen-like domain-containing protein yields the protein MKAFRDGRAILAFALLGIGLGGNLVHAEPIRSGYASTTLPTIDDTSSPAVDLGFSVKIYGQEFSQVYVNENGNLTFGAPLAQFTPTPLSSATTPILAPFFADVDVSLAGQITYGTGTVEGRPAFFATWTDVGYYATIDGADKRNDFQVVIIDRSDLSVGEFDLEFNYGVIEWESGDFSGGADGLGGTTARVGFGSGSSDSGQWMELDGSGLAGALLSGGANDLNQSTIRYSFENGLPVLVRNPDPDTGGGNNGGGNHGGDPVSPEVPEPASWALAAMGVIALFRWKRLSLLNPTPRPASTTD from the coding sequence ATGAAGGCTTTCCGGGATGGGCGAGCGATTCTCGCATTCGCGTTGCTGGGTATTGGTTTGGGGGGAAATCTCGTCCACGCCGAACCGATTCGATCGGGCTACGCATCGACGACACTGCCCACCATTGATGACACCTCGAGTCCGGCCGTGGATCTGGGATTTTCGGTCAAAATCTATGGGCAAGAATTCTCGCAAGTGTATGTCAACGAGAATGGCAACCTCACCTTTGGTGCCCCGCTTGCGCAGTTTACCCCCACTCCATTGAGTTCCGCGACCACGCCGATTCTTGCGCCGTTTTTCGCCGATGTCGATGTATCCCTGGCTGGGCAAATCACTTACGGTACCGGCACGGTCGAAGGACGCCCCGCGTTCTTTGCCACCTGGACCGATGTTGGCTACTACGCGACCATCGATGGAGCCGATAAACGCAACGATTTCCAAGTGGTGATTATCGACCGCAGCGATTTATCAGTCGGCGAGTTCGACTTGGAATTCAATTATGGCGTGATCGAATGGGAAAGCGGCGATTTTTCCGGTGGCGCGGACGGCCTCGGTGGCACGACCGCTCGCGTGGGATTCGGCTCCGGATCGTCGGATAGCGGCCAATGGATGGAACTCGATGGTTCGGGCCTTGCCGGGGCATTGCTCTCGGGCGGTGCGAACGACCTGAATCAATCAACGATTCGATATTCGTTTGAAAACGGACTACCCGTGTTGGTTCGCAATCCCGACCCCGACACTGGCGGCGGGAATAACGGCGGCGGGAATCATGGCGGTGATCCCGTCAGCCCGGAAGTTCCGGAACCCGCGAGTTGGGCGCTCGCCGCCATGGGAGTGATCGCCCTGTTTCGCTGGAAGCGGCTCAGTTTGCTGAACCCAACTCCTCGACCGGCATCAACAACGGACTGA
- a CDS encoding glycosyltransferase family 4 protein, whose translation MQPQRILIATDAWRPQVNGVVRTLEKTIAVLEKLGHIIEVLEPHQFRGMPFPFYREIWLCMPSWKKLTARIDAFRPTAVHIATEGPLGLAVRRLCIRRGWDFTTSYHTKFPEYLRRIVGVPTAWTYKYMRWFHSSSARTMVATDTLERELVDRGLKGPFARWSRGVDLSQFYPREKSVLDFPRPILLYVGRVSHEKSVEDFLALRVPGTKVVVGDGPIRARLESTYSDSVFLGYRSGEALAEVYASADLFVFPSRTDTFGLVIIEALASGLPVAAYPVIGPIDILTEPNVGAMDDNLEKAVNRALEVGNRDACVELGRRFTWERCTDQFLENLVPLSPLLMPVEELGSAN comes from the coding sequence ATGCAGCCGCAACGAATCTTGATCGCAACGGATGCCTGGCGGCCACAAGTCAACGGGGTCGTCCGCACTCTCGAAAAGACGATCGCCGTTTTGGAAAAACTGGGCCACATCATCGAGGTGCTGGAACCGCACCAATTTCGCGGCATGCCGTTTCCGTTCTACCGCGAAATTTGGCTGTGCATGCCCAGTTGGAAAAAACTCACTGCTCGCATTGACGCATTTCGACCCACGGCGGTTCACATTGCCACGGAAGGTCCGCTCGGATTGGCCGTGCGACGCTTGTGTATCCGTCGTGGTTGGGATTTTACCACGTCGTACCACACGAAATTCCCGGAATATCTCCGTCGAATCGTCGGGGTACCGACCGCGTGGACGTACAAATATATGCGATGGTTCCATTCATCGTCCGCACGCACGATGGTGGCAACCGATACGCTCGAACGCGAATTGGTCGATCGCGGTTTGAAAGGGCCGTTCGCCCGCTGGTCACGCGGGGTTGATTTGTCGCAATTTTATCCACGCGAAAAATCCGTCTTGGATTTTCCCCGCCCCATTCTGCTGTATGTGGGGCGCGTCTCGCACGAAAAGAGCGTCGAGGATTTCCTGGCGTTGCGCGTGCCGGGAACGAAAGTCGTCGTCGGGGATGGCCCGATTCGCGCTCGGCTGGAAAGTACCTATTCCGATTCGGTGTTCCTGGGCTATCGCTCGGGCGAAGCATTGGCCGAGGTGTATGCCAGTGCGGATTTGTTCGTCTTTCCCAGTCGAACCGATACCTTCGGCCTCGTGATTATCGAAGCACTCGCGTCGGGGCTGCCGGTCGCGGCGTATCCCGTCATTGGGCCGATTGATATTCTCACGGAACCGAATGTCGGTGCCATGGACGATAACCTCGAGAAAGCGGTCAATCGGGCGCTCGAAGTTGGAAACCGAGATGCCTGCGTGGAACTCGGTCGCCGATTCACATGGGAACGCTGCACCGATCAATTTCTGGAAAATCTGGTGCCGCTCAGTCCGTTGTTGATGCCGGTCGAGGAGTTGGGTTCAGCAAACTGA